Below is a genomic region from Sinobacterium norvegicum.
CTGGAGCGGCTGAGCAAACTATACCAGCTCAATGCCAAGGCCAAGGGGCTGACGTTTCAATTTGAGGCCATGCCCACCCTGCCCTCATGGGTGGTGGGCGATATTGCTAAAATTGAAATCATCCTCCAGCACCTGCTCGACAATGCCATTAAGTTTAGCCACAAGGGGAATATAAAACTTCAGGTGACGGCAGCGCAAAACAGCCAGCGTATTGATTTTGAGATAAGTGATGGCGGCTGCGGCATCAGCGCCGAACAGGCCCAGACAATCTTCAATCCGTTTATTCAATCAGAGGCTGGGTTTAGTCGCTCATATCAGGGCCTGGGCATCGGCCTCACCACCAGTCATCAACTGGCTCATCTACTAGAGGGCGAGCTGCGCTACCACAGCCTACAGCCCAGCGGCAGCTGCTTTACTCTCAGCCTGCCATTGCCCCGGGCAAATTTCATCGACAATCAACCGCAGCCAACACTGGCCATACTCGTGGCCGAGGACAACCCGGTCAACCTGATGATTATCAAGGCGCAACTGCAACAACTGGGTCATCAGGTAGACAGTGCAGACAACGGCCAGCAAGCGGTTAATATGGCCAAGGTTAATGCCTACGACATCATATTTATGGATTGCCAAATGCCTGTGGTCGACGGCTATCAAGCAACGCAAGTCATTAAACAATCGCCACTCAATGCAGCCACTCCGATCATTGCCGTCACCGCCAATACCATGACGCGTGACATCGAGCGCTGCCTCGCCGCTGGCATGGAAGATATTCTGGCCAAGCCGATTATCTTCGATCAATTGCCAGGCAAGCTACAACAATGGCTCAGCAAAAGTAGCCGCCCTCAAAGCGAGGCGGTATAGCCTGCTCGCTCAACCCGGCGGCGGCACAGCGTTTACTAATGGCAATTCAGTGTTTACCAATGGCCTCTGTCATTCTATAACAGCCCCTATAGACTGCTGCCGTGCGTTCCCGCCAGGCTTTTAACCTGCGTGACACTTTTTGTTAGCAGCGATTGACCTATTTTGCTATTGAGCCTTGCTGCCTAATAGCTATCCTAGCTAACCCTATGAATAGATAAAATAACGATACATTAAAGTCTCTCCACGACAGCGAACACTGTTAGAGCAGAGACTCTTTACCGTATATCATCGAGCCAAAATTAATACGCTCTTTAATAACAGGAGACAGCCAATGGATGCTTTAGCAACCTTCCGTCAAGAAACTCGGGACTGGCTAGAGGCTAACTGCCCAGCAAGCCAACGCCAGCCAGCCGTTCGCGAAGAACAGGTTTGGGCAGGTAAAAACAAGTCATTCCCTACCGAAGATGGCAAACTCTGGTTTGAACGCTGTCGCGACAAAGGCTATACCGTTCCTGAGTGGCCAACCGAATACGGTGGTGCCGGTCTCAGCGATGCACAGTGCAAGGTATTACGCGAAGAGATGAAAGCCATCCGTGCTCGCACACCGCTGCTTGATATCGGTATCTGGATGCTCGGCCCCGCGTTAATCGAATACGGCTCAGAGGCACAAAAAGCTGAGCACCTGCCGAAAATCACCGCCGGTAATATCCGCTGGTGTCAGGGTTATTCTGAGCCTGGTGCAGGTTCTGACCTTGCCTCACTGCAAACCAAGGCCGAAGACAAAGGCGATCACTTCCTGGTCAACGGTACCAAAATCTGGACCACCAACGGCGATAAATCTGATTGGATATTTTGCCTGGTGCGAACCGACCCCGCTGCGCGTAAACAGGAAGGCATCAGTTTTCTATTGATCGACATGGAGTCAGAGGGCGTATCGGTTACGCCGATCGAACTGATCAGCGGCGAGTCTGAATTTGTACAAACCTTCTTCGACAACGTCAAAGTACCGAAGGAAAACCTGGTTGGCGAACTCAACACTGGCTGGTCTGTGGCCAAGGCGCTACTCAAGCACGAACGCAAACTGATGAGTGAGATCGGTGGCGACACACCGGGGCCAACTTTCGGCCCGGTACAAGCGGCACTAGAATATGTTGGTAAGGGCGAGGACGGCAAGCTAAAAGACCGCGCATTGCGCGATCAGCTGGTTCAGCATGAAATGAATTTCCGCGCCCTCGGCCTTGCCCACTTCCGCACCTTCGAAGAGCGCATGACCGGTCAAACCTCCAACCTACCGCTGATCATGAAATACTGCGGTACCGAAGAGCAAAAGCGCAAAGAAGAATTGCTCATGGCATTGCTGGGATCCCAGTCTTTGGGCTGGAAAGACACTCAGTTCAGCAGCGATGAATTATTGACACCCCAAGGTTGGGCCTTCTCAAAGGCACTTTCCATTGCCGGTGGCTGCTCAGAAGTACAGCTCGATATTATCGCCAAACGCGCACTTAACATGCCTGAACTGCCTCGCGCTTCCGCATAAGGATTAGACTATGTCTTTAGTATTTAATGAAGAACAGCGTCAATTAAAAGACGCCGCCAAGTCATTTTTAAATGAAAACGCACCGGTCGAAGCGCTGCGAAAACTCCGCGACGATAACGATGCCCTCGGCTATAGCCAGCCACTGTGGGAGCAGATGGCCGAGCTTGGCTGGGCCATGGTAACCATTCCCGAACAGTATGACGGCCTTGGCTTTGGTTATCTTGGCCTCGGCGCCATTGCCGAAGAAAGTGGCCACACCCTGACCGCCTCCCCCCTGTTCAGCTCTATTGTGCTTGGCGCCTCGGCAATCGAACTCGCTGGCAGTGAAGAGCAAAAGACTGAGCTACTGCCTCAGGTTGCCTGCGGCGGACTAACCCTTGCCCTTGCCCTTGAAGAAAGCAACCATCACAACCCCACCGGTGTTGCACTCAGTGCTGAGAAGAATGCCGATGGCTATCTACTCAATGGCAACAAGCAGTTTGTCCTCGATGGCCACTGCGCCGACAAACTGGTTGTCGTTGCCCGTAGCAGCGGCCAAGCCGGCGAAGCTGCAGGCATCAGCCTTTTTCTAGTCGATGCCGACACCGCGGGTATCAGCCACAACCGCACCCATCTGATCGACAGCCGCAACGCCGCCAATATCAGCTTCGACAAGGTACAGGTCAGCGCGGCCTGCTTACTTGGCGAAGAGGGAAATGCTTGGGCAGCTCTCGACAAGACCCTCGATCGTGGTCGTATTTATCTTGCCGCTGAAATGCTCGGCGGCGCCGAAGAGTGCCTCAGCCGTACAGTTGAATACCTCGGCGACCGTGAACAGTTTGGCGTTAAGCTGGGTACCTTCCAGGCGCTGAAACACCGCTGTGCTGAAATGTACTGCGAACTTGAGCTATCGCGCTCTGTGGTGATGGATGCGCTCAGCGCCATCGATGACGATCGCATGGACACTGCTGCCATGGCCAGTCTGGCCAAGGCCCGCCTCAACGATGTCTACAAGCTGGTTACTAACGAAGCCACTCAGATGCACGGTGGTATCGGTGTCACTGACGAGCTGGAAATAGGCTTCTTTCTGAAGCGCGCCCGTGTTGCCATGCAGATCTTCGGCGATGCCGGCTTCCACCGCGATCGTTACGCCACACTGTGCGGCTACTAATCACTGATTAGTTACCGGATAACAATAAACCCGCCAAGTGCGGGTTTATTTTTGCCTACGGGTTTGTCATGCCGTGAACAATAGCGAAACAGCAGACAAAAAAAAGGCCGGATATACCGGCCTTTTCTATCACTAACAGCGAGACTTAACAGTCATCGGCATCATTAGGGTTGGCAACCAAACCACCGTCAATCCATTGTTGAATCAGATCAACACCAGCCTGATGAACTACACTCTTGCCTAGTTCTGGCATCTTATCCGACGGGTCAACACTGTTTAAACGGTAGTGTAAGATCGACTTAGCCGATTCATCAGGAACAATGTCGTAGTTCAGATCATCGATATGACCGGCTGCCACTGGCATCTTACAGATACCGGTTCTTCTGTCGACTGTACCACCGGCGGCAATACGATCTCGGTTAAGGTGCAGGCCGGTACTGTCGGCGCGGTTACCCTTGGAGTGACAGTGGGCACAGTTGGCATCGAGATAGCTCAGCGCACGATCCTGTAACGACTCGGTATCATCATCCCAGGCAGCAAAGGCAGGGACATCATCAGCCGGTGCGGTATCGCCATCATTCATCGGTAGGTTGGCTAGAATACCGGAGTCAGCCCAGTGCATGAGTTGGTTCTTGCCGCTGGCAATAGGATCCGCATAGTTCAGGTAATGCGGCTGCGGGCCAAGTGGCTTATCAAGACCTTTGACACCGTGACACGAAGAACACTGGTTGCTATTGGGTACTTCATAAACAGTCTGCTGCTCAGCACCGTTGTCGTCTACATAGGTTACCTCTCTCGAGCCACCACCGATTTCTAAGGTGGCATCATCGCCCTGCCAAATATAGGGCAGACGCTGCCAGCGATCGGCACGTTTAATTAACAGACGTGTTTCTACGACATCCTGTTCCATCGCCAGGTTTTCAAAATAGAATGTCTTGGCAATCACGGTGCCAACAGGGTATTCCATGTTACGATCGGAGGCATCACCTTCGACACGGTCATAATCAATCTTTTCCCCAGCAGGGACAAAAACAACACGATGCTTCTTAGAGTAATCAGAGAACAGCGGCGTGCTTAAATCATAAGCAATACCATTGCTGTTGCCTGCGCTCAGTGGGCTGGTAGCGTCTGAGAACAGGTTGTAATCGGAAATATTCGGACAGTCGACAACCAATGCATCCCAGTTGACCGCATTGCCGGTATCGGCATTACACAGCGCAGATATTTGCTCGGGGGTGTAGCGAATAATATCGGGGACGGGCTGCGGCTCAGGCAGAGTCACCTCACTCAACAACTCATAGCTACAGTCGTAACCGCTGCGATCGTAATTAATTTTGCCGTTGGGCACACCATTGTCATTCATTGACCACAGTTTCAGGTTGGCAAACAAGGTCTCATCGCCGGCGCTGTTGTAGTTCGGCCCAATACAGAGATCACCCTCTGGCAGGCTGTCTAGGCCCTGCAGGCCTTTGAAGATAATCTCGGCGATACCGTCGTAGATAATCTCAGCGGGCTCTGCGTTATCATTAACATTTTCAAATAAGTTGATAATGCCATAGTTCAAGTCGGTGCCGTCATAGACGTATTCCTTAGGCTGGTCCATGGTGTTGTTAAACACATAGGCAGAACCTGGGAACTCATCAAAGCCCTCGGGCGATGGGTAGCCGGTAACCAAATAGCTGGAGATACCGACACTCATGGTGTGATGGCCGGTGATGATATTATCGTGAATCTGTACTTGGTCAGTACCACCCATCAATAACATGCCGGTACCAGAGGGTACGATGCCAACAATATTACCCGCCGGGGCGAAGTTCTTTAGTGTGTTGTCATAAATATGGTTGTGATGAACGCTGACGCGGTCACCTTCCTGCGTTAAGCCAGGTAGGTCAAAGACTAAAACACCACCGGTGTTGTTGGTGGCGATGTTGTGATAAACCTCAGCATCTTGAGAGTTTTCGATCTCAATACCGGCAACGTTTTCGCTGGCGATGTTGTTGCGAACGATGATTTGCTTAGATTGACCGACATAAATACCGGCATCCGAGGCGCCGATAACAATGCTGTTTTCAATCAGAACATTAGAGTTTTGTACCGGGTAGAGACCATAAGCACCGTTATCCGGATCACTTAAATTGGTCCACTCTACTTTCATGCGCTTAATGTACGCGCCGGTAACACCCTCGATGCGGATACCATCACCG
It encodes:
- a CDS encoding acyl-CoA dehydrogenase family protein produces the protein MDALATFRQETRDWLEANCPASQRQPAVREEQVWAGKNKSFPTEDGKLWFERCRDKGYTVPEWPTEYGGAGLSDAQCKVLREEMKAIRARTPLLDIGIWMLGPALIEYGSEAQKAEHLPKITAGNIRWCQGYSEPGAGSDLASLQTKAEDKGDHFLVNGTKIWTTNGDKSDWIFCLVRTDPAARKQEGISFLLIDMESEGVSVTPIELISGESEFVQTFFDNVKVPKENLVGELNTGWSVAKALLKHERKLMSEIGGDTPGPTFGPVQAALEYVGKGEDGKLKDRALRDQLVQHEMNFRALGLAHFRTFEERMTGQTSNLPLIMKYCGTEEQKRKEELLMALLGSQSLGWKDTQFSSDELLTPQGWAFSKALSIAGGCSEVQLDIIAKRALNMPELPRASA
- a CDS encoding acyl-CoA dehydrogenase family protein, with protein sequence MSLVFNEEQRQLKDAAKSFLNENAPVEALRKLRDDNDALGYSQPLWEQMAELGWAMVTIPEQYDGLGFGYLGLGAIAEESGHTLTASPLFSSIVLGASAIELAGSEEQKTELLPQVACGGLTLALALEESNHHNPTGVALSAEKNADGYLLNGNKQFVLDGHCADKLVVVARSSGQAGEAAGISLFLVDADTAGISHNRTHLIDSRNAANISFDKVQVSAACLLGEEGNAWAALDKTLDRGRIYLAAEMLGGAEECLSRTVEYLGDREQFGVKLGTFQALKHRCAEMYCELELSRSVVMDALSAIDDDRMDTAAMASLAKARLNDVYKLVTNEATQMHGGIGVTDELEIGFFLKRARVAMQIFGDAGFHRDRYATLCGY
- a CDS encoding parallel beta-helix domain-containing protein, with translation MKFNKKHLSVALPLLASMAMVGCSDDSSSPTLPQVEPNDPESGIEEPSITYGPLTVEPVAIAPADNVIFLTAGDDIQFQAQEAALTALPGTTIVFPAGTHVFTDELIINTSHITLAGMGMDKTILDFTNQQTGAQGILSFGDEFTVQDFGIKNAAGDGIRIEGVTGAYIKRMKVEWTNLSDPDNGAYGLYPVQNSNVLIENSIVIGASDAGIYVGQSKQIIVRNNIASENVAGIEIENSQDAEVYHNIATNNTGGVLVFDLPGLTQEGDRVSVHHNHIYDNTLKNFAPAGNIVGIVPSGTGMLLMGGTDQVQIHDNIITGHHTMSVGISSYLVTGYPSPEGFDEFPGSAYVFNNTMDQPKEYVYDGTDLNYGIINLFENVNDNAEPAEIIYDGIAEIIFKGLQGLDSLPEGDLCIGPNYNSAGDETLFANLKLWSMNDNGVPNGKINYDRSGYDCSYELLSEVTLPEPQPVPDIIRYTPEQISALCNADTGNAVNWDALVVDCPNISDYNLFSDATSPLSAGNSNGIAYDLSTPLFSDYSKKHRVVFVPAGEKIDYDRVEGDASDRNMEYPVGTVIAKTFYFENLAMEQDVVETRLLIKRADRWQRLPYIWQGDDATLEIGGGSREVTYVDDNGAEQQTVYEVPNSNQCSSCHGVKGLDKPLGPQPHYLNYADPIASGKNQLMHWADSGILANLPMNDGDTAPADDVPAFAAWDDDTESLQDRALSYLDANCAHCHSKGNRADSTGLHLNRDRIAAGGTVDRRTGICKMPVAAGHIDDLNYDIVPDESAKSILHYRLNSVDPSDKMPELGKSVVHQAGVDLIQQWIDGGLVANPNDADDC